In Novosphingobium sp. RL4, the sequence CGCGCGCCGCTTCATCGCGCACGTCGAAAATGGCGGCGTGGAACTTGTCCGCGCCCAGTTCGGCCTTCAGCGCGTCCAGACGCTCGGTCCGGCGACCGGTGCCGATCACACGCCAGCCCGCCGTCACGAATGCGCGGGCACAGGCTTCGCCGATGCCGGAGGTAGCCCCGGTTACGAGTGCGGTCTTCATCGGAAATAGGTCTCCTTCAGTCGGCGGTCAGGACGCTGACGTCCATGCGGAAGCTCCGGCTCATGCCGGGTTCGAGCGAAAGCACGCCGGGCTTGGCGCGGAAATCGCCGGAATAACCCAGCGGGTCGGCCATGCCCTGCCAGGGCTCGATGCAAAGATAGTTCGCGCCCGGCTTCTGCCAGATGCCCAGCATCGGCATATCCGGGAAAGCGACGGCAAGCTGTGTACCGCCCGGCGTGCCGAACGTGAGCGAGCGACTGGCAAGCCGATCCCAGATCAGGGCATCGGTCTCGAACTGCGCGGCTTCGGGCATGAGCAGATGCCCCTCGACCGGAGTGGCGACGGGTTCGGGCTGGACGAGACCGGTCGGCAGGTCGATGCGGCGGATCGGCTGGGGCTCCGCTTGCTCGAAAGCGATCGTGTGATCGGCCTTGGCGGCGCCGCCCGGCAGCGGCCAGGCGAAAGCGGGGTGATAGCCGAAGCTGAACGGCATGGCCCCGTCTCCGGCGTTGATCACCGTCGCCGTGGTGTGCAGGCACATGCCTTCGAGGCGGAATTCCAGATCCAGCGCGAAGGCGAAAGGATAGACCTTGCGGGTTTCCGCACTGTCGCGGAGGCGGAAGACGGCGCGATCGGCCGCGGTTTCGACCACGTCGAACAACGAATGGCGCGCGAAGCCGTGCTTGGGCAGTTCGTATTCGCGGCCATCGAGGCGATAGCGATTACCGTTCAGCGCGCCGACGATCGGGAACAGGATCGGCGCATGTCCGGTCCAGAACGCCGGATCGGCGTCTGTCATGTATTCCCGGCCGAAGCGGTCGGTCAGAGACCAGAGTTCGGCCCCGAACGGGGTGATCCGCGCGGTGAGTTCGCCGGAAGAAATGGTCACGAATTCCATGTCGGTCACCGGCTCACTCCAGAAGCGTCGTCCCGGACCCGGTCCGGGACGACGTAATGCATCAACCGCGCAGCACGGCGCCAAGCTTGGCGGCGGCGGCAGTCACCTTGCTGCTGATCGCCTTCAAGTCTTCTTCCTTGTAGCTCTTTTCGAGCGGTTGGAGAGTGACTTCGAGCGCGAGCGACTTCTGGCCTTCCGGCACGCCTGCCCCACGGAAGTCGTCGAACAGACGGGCCGAGACGATATTCGCCTTGTCTGCACCGGCAACCATGCGGACGAGATCGCCCGCAGCCTGCTCGACCGGGACGAGGAACGCGAAGTCGCGAGTCACCGCCTGCAGCGCCGGGGGCGCGTAGCGGGTACGGGCGAAGGTAGCAGCGCCCTTCCTGCCGGGGATCGCGTCGAGATAGATCTCGGCAATCGCCACCGGACCTTCGATGTCGAACTGCCTGGCGACAGTCGGGTGCAGCATGCCGAAGCGCGCCAGCACGTTCTTGGGCCCAAGGCGCAGCGTGGCCGACTGGCCGGGGTGGAACTGCGGACCGGCCTCACCCATGACCTGCAGCTTCTCGACCGGGGCGCCGGCCTCAGCCAGCAGCGCGGTCACTTCGGCCTTGGCGTCGTAGGCGTCGAACGCAGTCGCCTTGCCGGTCGCCCAGCCGCGCGAAACCTTCTCGCCGGCCAGCACGAAGCCGAGCGCCAGACGCTCATCGCTCGCGCCGCCCTCTCCGCGCAGATAGCGACGGCCGAGTTCGAACAGGCGAAGCGACGAGGCGCCGCGATCGAGGTTGCGCTTGGCCGCCATCAGCAGGCCCGGCAGCAGCGACGGCCGCATGACCTTCATGTCCTCGCTGATCGGGTTGGCGAGCGACCACAGGGCGTTTCCATCCGCGAAGGCATCGGCCTCGGCGGAGGGCAGGAACGACCAGGTTACCGCCTCGTGCAGACCGCGCGCAGCAGCCGCACGGCGAACACGGCGCTCCAGCGCCTGCGTCGGCGTGGCGGTCGGACGGGCGACACCGTCAGCGCGCGGCAGGGCCACGCTGGTCACCTTGTCGAGACCGTGGATGCGGACGACTTCCTCGACGATATCGGGCGCGCCATCCACGTCCGGGCGCCAGCCGGGGACGGTAACGGCCCACGACGTGTCGAAGTTCGCCTGCTCGGCCACCACCGAGAAGCCGAGGCTTCCCAGAATGCGCTGCTGCTCAGCCGCTTCGATGCGGACGCCGCCCAGCTTCTCGGTCAGCGCCGGATCGAAGTGGACGATCTTCGGCGTGCTCGGCGCTGCACCGCTGCGCACCGCCTGCGAAGCCTCACCGCCGCACAGCGTCTGGATCAGCTGGGTCAGGTGGTCGAGGCCGGTATCGAGGAAATTCGGATCGATCCCACGCTCGAAACGGCTACGCGCGTCCGAGGTGAGGTTGAGCTTGCGGCCGGTCCTGGCGATGCGCTCGGGATCGAAATAAGCGATTTCGAGCAGGACGTCGGTGGTCTCGTCCCCGCAGCCCGAATGCTCGCCGCCCATGATGCCCGCAATGTCGTGCACGCCCGAATCGTCGGCGATCACGGTCATCTCGGCGTCGAGCGTGTAGGTCTTCTCGTTCAGCGCAACGACCGTTTCGCCATCCTTCGCCCGGCGCGCGACGACGGCGCCGTTCAGCTTGGCGAGGTCATAGGCGTGGGCCGGGCGACCATAGGCCAGCATCAGGTAGTTGGTGGCATCCACCAGCGCCGAGATCGGACGCTGCCCTGCCGCCTTCAGGCGATCCTGCAGCCACTGCGGCGAGGGGCCGTTCTTCACGCCCTTGATCCCGCGGCCGTGGAACGCCGGGCAACCCTCGGCATCGTCGGTGCGCACGTCCACCGGGCAGGGGAAGCTGCCGGCGATGTCCAACGCCTCGATCGGCTTCAGCGTGCCCAGGCCGGCGGCGGCCAGATCGCGGGCGATGCCGTAGACGCCCATGCAGTCCGGACGGTTGGGGGTGATGGCCACCTCGATCACCGGATCGGCGCCGTGGTAGTCCGCGAAAGGCGTGCCGACCGGCGCGTCTTCGGGCAGTTCAATGATGCCGTCGTGATCTTCGCCCAGCTCCAGCTCGCGCGTGGAGCACATCATGCCGTTCGATTCGACGCCGCGCACGGCAGCGACCTTCAGCACCATGCCGTTGGCGGGCACGGTCGCACCGGGCAGGCCCAGCACGCCGACAAGGCCAGCCCGCGCGTTCGGCGCGCCGCAGACGACCTGCAGCACGCCCTCACCCGTATCGACGGTCAGGACCTGCAGCTTGTCCGCCTGCGGATGCTTGTCGGCGGTGAGCACCTTCGCCACGCGGAAGCCCGAAAGCTTGGCAGCGGGGTCTTCGATGCCTTCGACCTCAAGGCCGATGGCGTTGAGCTTCAGGGCGATATCCTCAAGCGAGGCGTCGGTCTCAAGGTACTGCTTGAGCCAGGAAAGCGAGAACTTCATTTTCTAGATCCTTCCCGCGCTCAGGCCGGAGTGCCGACGCCGCCCGAAAGGGTCGGCACGTCGAGGGCGGAGAAACCGTAGTGGGAGAGCCAGCGCACATCGCCGTCGAAGAAGGCGCGCAGGTCGTCCATGCCGTACTTCAGCATGGCCAGGCGATCGATGCCGATGCCGAAGGCGAACCCTTGCCATTCGTCGGGATCGAGCCCGGCGAATTCGATGACGCGGCGGTTGACCATGCCCGAGCCGAGCACTTCCATCCAGCCGCCCTCGCCCTTCGACGGATCGCCGCCGATCACGCGCTTGCCGTCGATCAGGGTGAAGCCGATATCCGCTTCCACCGAAGGCTCGGTGAAGGGGAAGTAGCTGGGGCGCAGGCGCAGGACGATGTCCTCACGCTCGAAGAACGCCTTCAGGAACGTCTCCAGCGTCCACTTGAGGTGGCCGAGGTGGACGTCCTTGTCGATCACCAGACCTTCGACCTGGTGGAACATCGGCGTGTGGGTGGCGTCGCTGTCCGAACGGTAGACCCGGCCCGGCGCGATGATGCGCAGCGGCGCGCCCTGCTTGAGCATCGTGCGCATCTGCACGGGCGAAGTGTGCGTGCGCAGCAGCATCTCGCGTTCCTGCGCATCGCGGTCCGGGAAATAGAAAGTGTCGTGCATCGCGCGCGCCGGGTGGCTTTCCGGCATGTTGAGCGCGGTGAAATTGTGCCAGTCGTCCTCGATCTCCGGCCCGGTGGCGACAGAGAAGCCGAGGTCGGCGAAGATCTCGGCAATCTCGTCCATCACTTGCGAGATCGGGTGGACGGTGCCGCGCGGTGCTTCGGGTGCGGGCAGCGAAAGGTCGATGGTCTCGGCAGCAAGCCGGGCTTCCAGCGCGGCGCCTTCCAGCGCATCCTTTCGGGCGGCGAGCGCATCGCTCACGCTTTCGCGCAAGGCGTGGATCTTCGGTCCTTCGACCTTGCGCTCTTCGGGATCGAGCTTGCCCAGCGTCTTGAGCAGGCCGGAAATCGAGCCCTGCTTGCCCAGAAACTCGACACGCAGGGCCTCCAGCGTTTCGAGATCGGATGCTTCCGCAATCCGCGAGAGCGCCTCCTGGCCGGTTGCTGCGTAGTCCACTGGTGTCTGCCTGACTGTTGCTGAATCTGGAAGCGCGGTCCTTAGGGGGCCGGCGGGCAAATCGCAACGCCGAGGGTAAGTCCCGCGACCATCATCGAGCCGAAAAGGCCGCTATCTTCCCATGAGCCGCGCATGGCGGGCCCGCTCTCGCATGAGGGGGCCTGTAACCGGCTTTTCAAGCTGCGCATATTGCCGCGGGGTCATGCCCATGAATGCGCGGAAATCGCGAACGAACTGCGCCTGATCGTGATAGGCCGCGTCGATCGCACCGATCCACTTGCGCTTGGGTTCCAGAGTGAACTGCTCGATACTGCGCAGGAAGCGCTGCCGACGCAGCAGGAGCTTGGGCGTGAAGCCGAACGCCGCCCTGCAGATACGCTCCACCATGCGGGGATGCGCGCGCACCCGGGCCGCGAGATCGGTTGCCGAGCGCACTTCCGTATCGGTCAGCGCATCGCAAAGCGCCAGAATCAGCCCCTCATGGGGCACGACGCGGCGGGGAACCGCCTCCAGGAATGCGATCAGCAGATCGAGTTGCTCACCGGGCGATTCTTCATGTGCGAGGAGATCGTAAAGCGGCCGCAGCCGGGCGAAAGCCTCGTCCTGATCGCCATCTGCGAGCACGTTCGCATAGCGATCGGCGGATACGCCAACCAGGGCGGCCCATCCCAATGGCGTCAGGCGAAAGCCCCACTGCCGCGCAGGCCCCATCGAGAAGCGCACTTCTTCCGAACGCGGCCCCGCTACGGTAAATCGGCAGCCGGCAATGGACGATCCGCTCCGCATCGTCCCCTCGATGCTGGCACCGTAGTGAAATCGCAAACTGGCCCAATCGGGAAACAATACGTCATGAAGACGCTCCCCCTCGCCCAGATCGATTTCGCAATAAAACAGCACCGAAACGTAGCGATCCAGCCCGGAAGGCACTGGACAATATTGTATTACCACCCTTCTTGCCGTCATTCCCTGTCTATTCTTCGCACCAGAAAACCCCCCATCCCCGGTCGTAAAGCCACTTCGACAGGAGCGCAAATACTTCGAAGGGCAAAAAAATTCGGGGCGCGGATGCCATCGCACCCACGCCCCGAATCATGTTCTTCGTGATCGAGAAGCCCGGCGGCCAGCGCCGGTCTTCATCGGATCAGGCCGGAAGAGCGGCCTTCGCCTGAGCGATCACAGTCGAGAACACCGAACCCTCGTTCATGGCGAGGTCGGCCATCGACTTGCGATCGAGCTCGATGCCGGCAAGCTTGATGCCGTGCATGAACTGCGAGTAGGTCAGGCCTTCGGCGCGGACGGCAGCGTTGATACGCTGGATCCAGAGCGCGCGGAAGGTCCGCTTCTTGATCTTGCGGTCGCGATACGCGTACTGGCCGGCCTTTTCGACGGCCTGACGGGCAACGCGGATCGTGTTCTTGCGGCGGCCGCGGTAACCCTTGGCCTGTTCCAGAAGACGCTTGTGCTTGGCGCGGGTGGTAACACCCCTCTTGATACGGCTCATCGGTCAGTACTCCTCAGTTGAGCCCGTAGGGCGCCCACTTTTTGATCGTCTTGGCATCGGCGTCGGAAATGACTTCGGTGCCGCGATTCTGGCGGATGTACTTGCCGTTATGGCTCATCAGGCGGTGGCGCTTGCCGGCAACGCCGTGCTTCACCTTGCCGGTGGCGGTGAGCTTGAAGCGCTTCTTCACACCGCTCTTGGTCTTCAGCTTGGGCATTTTCGTCTCCTTTCACAGGGACACGTCCGGTCAGCCATGGCAGCCCTTTTCGCCAGGCGGACGCGCGAATCTCTTTGGTAAAGACTCAACCGTGTCGATTGAAGCGCGGGCCTTTAGTTGGAGAAGGGCCGGATGGCAACCCCTGCAACGACGCCTGCAGCGCGCGCCCGCCGTCAGGCACCGTTTCGCGGTGTCGTGAAGGCCTGCCGTCCGGTCCGCTCCAGCCAGGCGAGATAGTCTCCGCCAAGGATGGGCCGCGATCCGCCGGGAAGTTCGATGCGCCAGAGATAAAGCGCCGCGCGGGTCCGGCGCCCTGCCTGCGTCCGCACCGGCAGGCTGGCCCGGCGATATTCCCGCCCCTCGTACCGATCCAGCGTCGCCAGGTCGCCGGGTCTCAAGGCAAGCTCGCAAAGCGTTCCGCGCACGCGTGCCGCGGACTTGGCGGGCACGAGCGCCGGAAACCAGCCGTTGCCGCCGCAGACGGCATGGATGTGCCCCGGCACGCTGGCCGGTTCCCCGCGCACCATCCGTTCGGCAACCCAGCGCCCCATCCGCGTACCGGCGTGGGGCTGCAGGGTGCCGTAGACGAACAGCCGCAGCGTGCGCGCCTCCCGCGTCAGTGGTGGCAGTCCAGCGCTTCGACGACATCCTCAAGCCGCGCAGGATCGCCCAGCGCCAGGACGTGCCCGTCCGACTGCGCGTTGAGCGGTTCGCCGTTCCAGTCGCACATGGTGCCGCCCGCACCCTCGACCACCGGCACCAGCGCCGCCCAGTCGTGAATCTTGAGCCCCGCTTCGCACACCACGTCGAGATGGCCGGAGGCGAGCAGGCCGTAGTTGTAGCAGTCCCCCCCCATGACCATGCGCTTGTGGTCGGTCTTCGCCGCCAGCGCCATGAAGTGCTCGCCCTGATGGTCATCGAAATAATGCGGACCGGTCGTCGCCAGCATGGCCTCGGAGAGTTCCCGGCACGAACGGGTCCGCACTTCCTGCCCGTTGAAGGTGGTGGCGAAGCCGCTCGCGCCCACCCAGCGTTCGCGCAGGATCGGCTGGTCGATGATCCCGAGCACGGGCCAGCCATCTACCAGCAAGGCGATCAGCGTGCCGAAGATAGGCCTTCCGGCAATGAACGAAACGGTGCCGTCGATCGGGTCGAGAACCCAGGTCCGGCCGGACGAGCCTTCCTCCGTGCCGAACTCTTCGCCGATGATACCGTCGCGCGGCACTTCTGCCTTGAGAATGCGCCGCATCACCTCCTCGGCGGAACGATCGGCCACGGTTACGGGCGAGGCATCGCCCTTTCGCTCGATACCGACGCCGGATCGGAAATGCGGGCGAATCGCGTCACCGGCGGCATCGGCGAGGCGCAGGGCGAGGGCAATGTCGTTATCCAGTTTCATGCCCCCGCTCTGCCCGTCGCCGCGCGGACTGGTCAAGGGACCATCGAAAAAACCCCGGAAATGGGAGAAAACAGCACGCGTTTTCGCCTCTTATATGGTTTTCCCACATTGCAGCCGAAGCGCGAGGGACCTAGTTTTCCGGTGCGGGGAGCGTCACTCAAGACGGGCAGGGCATGCACTACAGAATGCGTCCGGCAATCGACAGGTCGATCGCGCCGGAACAAGGGTTGCCCCGAGAGGGTCAGCCGATCAGTTACAACCGGGCTCCGGCGCCGGACCTCGCCCCCTGGATCTCACGGCTCTACGTGACCAGGATTGCGGCGCCGGTGGATCACACCGTTTCCTGCGGCCTGCTGTGCGACGCGGCATTCCTGCGCGTCCAGCTTGCCGGCCTGTGGGAAGCCCGGACCGCCGACGGCCGCGTGGAAGCGGGAAACGGGGCGATGTTCTTCGGTCCGCATTCCCGCCGGATGCCGATCGCGATGACGGGAAGCTTCATCAGCGTCGGGATGGCTTTCCGGCCGGGCGCCTGTACCGCGCTGCGCGGTCCGCATATCGCCGAATATGTCGACCGCATCGTCCCGACCGACGCGATCGGGATGCCCTCGGACCAGATACTCTCGATGCTTCCCCCGGATGGCGAACCGGAGGACTGGCTCCAGGCCATCGAGGACATCATCCGTGCGCGGGTTCTGGAGCTCGGCTGCGAAGCGCCCGATCCGGTCACCGCCCGCTTCGAAGAAATCTGCTACCGCGATCCGACCAAGACGGTGGGCAGGGCCGCGATCGAATGCGGCGTGGAACGACGCAAGCTGGAGCGCGTGATCAGCCGCGATTTCGGCATGGCGCCCAAGCAGGTCCTGCGCCGGGCCCGCGCGCTAGACATGGCAAGCTGCCTTCGCGGTGTGGCCGACAGGGAGGAAGCGGACGAGATCGCCCTGCGCTACTATGACGAGAGCCACCTCATCCACGAATTCACCGAGCTGTTCGGGATATCGCCCCGCCAGTTCGTGATAACGCCCCAGCCGATCCTGACGATTGCCCTGGAATCGCGCCAGTCCCGGCGGCTGGAAGCGCTGAAGCGGCTCAGGCCCGGACAGAGCAGGCCGTGGGAGTGACGCGGAACGCAAAACGCCTCCGGCGCGTGCCGGAGGCGTTTTTGATCGCAACGTTCCACGTGTGACAATCGCCTCCCGAGGGAGGCAGATGCCGATCAGTCGAACAGGCTCGAAACCGAGCTTTCGTCGGCGATGCGGCGGATCGCCTCGCCGATCAGCGGCGCGATGGTCAGGATGCGGATCTTGTCCGACTGCTGCGCGGCTTCGGTCGCCTGGATCGAATCGGTGATGACCAGTTCCTTCAGCGCCGAGTTGGTGACGCGCGAAACCGCCGCACCGGACAGCACGCCGTGGGTGATGTAGGCGGTGACGCTGGTGGCGCCTTCGTCCATCAGGGCCTGCGCGGCGTTGCAGAGCGTGCCGCCCGAATCGATGATGTCGTCGATCAGGATGCAGGCGCGGCCCTTCACGTCGCCGATGATGTTCATGACTTCCGACTGGCCGGGACGGTCACGACGCTTGTCGACGATGGCGAGCGGCGCATTGTCGAGGCGCTTGGCCAGCGAACGGGCGCGCACCACGCCGCCGA encodes:
- the pheS gene encoding phenylalanine--tRNA ligase subunit alpha, encoding MDYAATGQEALSRIAEASDLETLEALRVEFLGKQGSISGLLKTLGKLDPEERKVEGPKIHALRESVSDALAARKDALEGAALEARLAAETIDLSLPAPEAPRGTVHPISQVMDEIAEIFADLGFSVATGPEIEDDWHNFTALNMPESHPARAMHDTFYFPDRDAQEREMLLRTHTSPVQMRTMLKQGAPLRIIAPGRVYRSDSDATHTPMFHQVEGLVIDKDVHLGHLKWTLETFLKAFFEREDIVLRLRPSYFPFTEPSVEADIGFTLIDGKRVIGGDPSKGEGGWMEVLGSGMVNRRVIEFAGLDPDEWQGFAFGIGIDRLAMLKYGMDDLRAFFDGDVRWLSHYGFSALDVPTLSGGVGTPA
- a CDS encoding aldose 1-epimerase family protein: MEFVTISSGELTARITPFGAELWSLTDRFGREYMTDADPAFWTGHAPILFPIVGALNGNRYRLDGREYELPKHGFARHSLFDVVETAADRAVFRLRDSAETRKVYPFAFALDLEFRLEGMCLHTTATVINAGDGAMPFSFGYHPAFAWPLPGGAAKADHTIAFEQAEPQPIRRIDLPTGLVQPEPVATPVEGHLLMPEAAQFETDALIWDRLASRSLTFGTPGGTQLAVAFPDMPMLGIWQKPGANYLCIEPWQGMADPLGYSGDFRAKPGVLSLEPGMSRSFRMDVSVLTAD
- the hisN gene encoding histidinol-phosphatase, with product MKLDNDIALALRLADAAGDAIRPHFRSGVGIERKGDASPVTVADRSAEEVMRRILKAEVPRDGIIGEEFGTEEGSSGRTWVLDPIDGTVSFIAGRPIFGTLIALLVDGWPVLGIIDQPILRERWVGASGFATTFNGQEVRTRSCRELSEAMLATTGPHYFDDHQGEHFMALAAKTDHKRMVMGGDCYNYGLLASGHLDVVCEAGLKIHDWAALVPVVEGAGGTMCDWNGEPLNAQSDGHVLALGDPARLEDVVEALDCHH
- a CDS encoding helix-turn-helix domain-containing protein yields the protein MRSGSSIAGCRFTVAGPRSEEVRFSMGPARQWGFRLTPLGWAALVGVSADRYANVLADGDQDEAFARLRPLYDLLAHEESPGEQLDLLIAFLEAVPRRVVPHEGLILALCDALTDTEVRSATDLAARVRAHPRMVERICRAAFGFTPKLLLRRQRFLRSIEQFTLEPKRKWIGAIDAAYHDQAQFVRDFRAFMGMTPRQYAQLEKPVTGPLMRERARHARLMGR
- the pheT gene encoding phenylalanine--tRNA ligase subunit beta — encoded protein: MKFSLSWLKQYLETDASLEDIALKLNAIGLEVEGIEDPAAKLSGFRVAKVLTADKHPQADKLQVLTVDTGEGVLQVVCGAPNARAGLVGVLGLPGATVPANGMVLKVAAVRGVESNGMMCSTRELELGEDHDGIIELPEDAPVGTPFADYHGADPVIEVAITPNRPDCMGVYGIARDLAAAGLGTLKPIEALDIAGSFPCPVDVRTDDAEGCPAFHGRGIKGVKNGPSPQWLQDRLKAAGQRPISALVDATNYLMLAYGRPAHAYDLAKLNGAVVARRAKDGETVVALNEKTYTLDAEMTVIADDSGVHDIAGIMGGEHSGCGDETTDVLLEIAYFDPERIARTGRKLNLTSDARSRFERGIDPNFLDTGLDHLTQLIQTLCGGEASQAVRSGAAPSTPKIVHFDPALTEKLGGVRIEAAEQQRILGSLGFSVVAEQANFDTSWAVTVPGWRPDVDGAPDIVEEVVRIHGLDKVTSVALPRADGVARPTATPTQALERRVRRAAAARGLHEAVTWSFLPSAEADAFADGNALWSLANPISEDMKVMRPSLLPGLLMAAKRNLDRGASSLRLFELGRRYLRGEGGASDERLALGFVLAGEKVSRGWATGKATAFDAYDAKAEVTALLAEAGAPVEKLQVMGEAGPQFHPGQSATLRLGPKNVLARFGMLHPTVARQFDIEGPVAIAEIYLDAIPGRKGAATFARTRYAPPALQAVTRDFAFLVPVEQAAGDLVRMVAGADKANIVSARLFDDFRGAGVPEGQKSLALEVTLQPLEKSYKEEDLKAISSKVTAAAAKLGAVLRG
- the rplT gene encoding 50S ribosomal protein L20 — encoded protein: MSRIKRGVTTRAKHKRLLEQAKGYRGRRKNTIRVARQAVEKAGQYAYRDRKIKKRTFRALWIQRINAAVRAEGLTYSQFMHGIKLAGIELDRKSMADLAMNEGSVFSTVIAQAKAALPA
- a CDS encoding helix-turn-helix transcriptional regulator codes for the protein MHYRMRPAIDRSIAPEQGLPREGQPISYNRAPAPDLAPWISRLYVTRIAAPVDHTVSCGLLCDAAFLRVQLAGLWEARTADGRVEAGNGAMFFGPHSRRMPIAMTGSFISVGMAFRPGACTALRGPHIAEYVDRIVPTDAIGMPSDQILSMLPPDGEPEDWLQAIEDIIRARVLELGCEAPDPVTARFEEICYRDPTKTVGRAAIECGVERRKLERVISRDFGMAPKQVLRRARALDMASCLRGVADREEADEIALRYYDESHLIHEFTELFGISPRQFVITPQPILTIALESRQSRRLEALKRLRPGQSRPWE
- the rpmI gene encoding 50S ribosomal protein L35; the protein is MPKLKTKSGVKKRFKLTATGKVKHGVAGKRHRLMSHNGKYIRQNRGTEVISDADAKTIKKWAPYGLN
- a CDS encoding gamma-glutamylcyclotransferase family protein, with amino-acid sequence MGRWVAERMVRGEPASVPGHIHAVCGGNGWFPALVPAKSAARVRGTLCELALRPGDLATLDRYEGREYRRASLPVRTQAGRRTRAALYLWRIELPGGSRPILGGDYLAWLERTGRQAFTTPRNGA